From the genome of Elusimicrobiota bacterium, one region includes:
- a CDS encoding response regulator, producing the protein MSENNWDKKSKLISLHETELLLHVSAAQQKSEAKNKVTHKINYSDKGSHRVLVIDDDDEVRRVITRTILWLGFIADEASTPVKALEMVEKRFYDVIFLDVILPTMNGLQLYKKIRYKSPLSNVYFMTAFSVDEIIREGLLLGAKAYIPKPFDLDTIIKIVRTETE; encoded by the coding sequence GGGACAAAAAATCTAAACTAATTAGTTTACATGAAACTGAATTGTTACTTCATGTAAGTGCGGCACAACAAAAAAGTGAGGCGAAGAATAAGGTTACCCATAAAATTAATTACAGCGATAAAGGGTCTCACCGTGTTTTAGTGATTGACGATGATGACGAGGTGCGCCGTGTTATTACACGTACAATCTTATGGCTTGGTTTTATCGCTGATGAGGCATCCACACCGGTTAAGGCGCTGGAGATGGTGGAAAAACGGTTTTATGACGTTATATTTTTAGATGTAATCCTTCCCACTATGAACGGGTTACAGTTATATAAAAAGATCAGGTATAAATCACCGTTGTCAAACGTATATTTCATGACAGCGTTTTCGGTAGATGAAATTATCCGGGAAGGATTGTTATTGGGTGCAAAAGCGTATATCCCAAAACCATTTGATCTGGATACTATTATTAAAATTGTGCGTACTGAAACAGAATGA